The sequence GGGGACGGCCCGCAGCCGGTCACCGCGGGCGAGGAGAACGGGGACCTCGTCCTCGACAACGGCCTCGTACGGGTGCGGATCGACCGGGCCGAAGGGCTCGTGCGCTCGGTACGGGACCTGGGCGCGGACCGCGAGACGCTCGCCCCGGACGAGCCGGGCAACCTGCTGCAACTGCACCACGACGACCCCACGCTGTGGAGCGCGTGGAACCTCGACGCGTCCTACCGCAACACCGTCCGCGACCTCACCGCGGCCGAGTCGGTCGAGCTGGTCGAGCCGGGACCGCTGCTCGCCCGGGTGCGCGTGACGCGCGCCTTCGGAGCGTCCCGGCTCGTCCAGGACCTCGAACTGACGGCCGGGGCACGGCGGTTGGTGGTCCGTACGGATATCGACTGGCAGGAGCGGGACGCCGTGCTGAAGGCGGCGTGGCCGCTCGACGTGCACGCCGGGCACGAGAGCGCGGAGGTGCAGTTCGGGCACGTCCAGCGGCCCACGCACGAGAACACGAGCTGGGACGCGGCCCGCTTCGAGGTGTGGCAGCACCGGTGGGTGCACGTCGGCGAGCACGGTTTCGGCGCGGCACTGCTCACGGACTCGACGTACGGGCACGACGTGCGGCGGCACACGCGCGCGGACGGCGGTACGACGACGACGCTGCGGCTCTCCCTCCTGCGCGCCCCGCACAGCCCGGACCCCGAGGCGGACCGGGGGCGGCACGCCTTCGCGTACGCGCTGGAGGCGGGGACCGGCATCGGGGGCGCGGCGGCCGGGGGATACGCGCTCAACCTGCCCCTGCGGGTCGTGCCGGGCGGTGCGGGCGCTCCGCTCGTGACCGTCTCGCACCCGGACGTGCTCGTGGAGGCGGTGAAGCTCGCGGACGACCGTTCGGGGGACGTCGTCGTGCGGCTCTACGAGTCGCGGGGCGGTGCGGTGCGGGCCTCGCTCGGGGCGGGGTTCGCGGTGGGCTCGGCGGCGGTGACGGATCTGCTGGAGGAGCCGGTGTCGGAGCTGGAGGTCGTGGAGGGACGGGTCGCGCTGGCGCTGCGGCCGTTCCAGATCCTGACGGTGCGGCTGCGCCGGAGCTGACGGGCGGATGACGAGGGGGGCGGCCGGTGCACCGGCCGCCCCCTCCGTCATTCCCCGGGCTCCGGCGGGAACTCGTTCGGCGGTGACTCCAGGTCCTCCAGCTCGATCCCCGGGGCGGCGAGGACGACGTCCCCGGCCACGTGCACGTCGTGCCGCTCCCCCGTCTCCAGGTCGCTGACCTGGTACGAGTCCACGCGCAGGAGTCCGTTGTCGGTGGCGTGTGCTTGGGTGTCCGTCAGTTGCCAGGACTGGTCGGCCGTCCTGGTGGCGAGTACCGGTGCGCTGAAGGAGACCAGCCGGATGCGGGTGGGGGGAGATTGCGGGGTGAGGCGGAGGAGCCGGGCGGTGGCGACGTAGAAGGCGGGGGACGTGCCGCCGAAGGCGTGGGCGCGCGCGTTGCCCTCGGTGGCGTGGTTCCCCTCCGGGTCCGACCTGACCCAGGTGAGCCCTTCGAGTGCGCCGCCGCGGACCTGCCAGCCGCCCGCGCGCAGTTCGAGTCGCAGGGGACGCCCGCGCGAGTCGAGCGTGAGGTCGACGGAACCGGCGTCCGGCTCGCCCACGGGGGTGGTGAGCCGGGCGACGTACCGCCAGCCGGAGGGTCCCGGCGCGCACTGGAAGTGCTCCTCGGCGAGGAGGCGGCCGTCGTGCGGGTCGTGGAGGGAGTAGCGGCCTCGGGGCATCGGGGGGTGTCCTGGGGTGGGTGCTCGGGGGAAGCGGGGGAAGCGGGACGGCCCGGAAGCGCGGGGGCTTCCGGGCCGTCCTCACCTGCTCCGGCGGGCGTGATTCCGCGCCCGCGGGGGCTCAGTAGCGGTAGTGGTCCGACTTGTACGGACCCTCGACCTGTACCCCGATGTACTCGGCCTGCTCCGGGCGGAGCGTCGTGAGCTTGACGCCGAGCGCGGCGAGGTGGAGGCGGGCGACCTTCTCGTCGAGCGCCTTCGGCAGCACGTAGACGCCGACGGGGTACTCCTCCGGCTTCGTGAACAGCTCGATCTGCGCGATCGTCTGGTCGGCGAAGCTGTTGGACATGACGAAGGAGGGGTGACCGGTCGCGTTGCCGAGGTTGAGCAGGCGGCCCTCGGAGAGCACGATGATCTTCTTGCCGTCGGGGAAGGTCCAGGTGTGGACCTGCGGCTTGACCTCGTCCTTGACGATGCCGGGGATCTTCGCGAGACCGGCCATGTCGATCTCGTTGTCGAAGTGGCCGATGTTCCCGACGATGGCCTGGTGCTTCATCCTGGCCATGTCGCTCGCCATGATGATGTCCTTGTTGCCGGTCGTCGTGACGAAGATGTCGCCCTTGTCGACGACGTCGTCCAGCGTCGTCACCTGGTAGCCGTCCATCGCGGCCTGGAGGGCGCAGATGGGGTCGATCTCGGTGATGATGACGCGGGCGCCCTGGCCGCGCAGCGACTCGGCGCAGCCCTTGCCGACGTCGCCGTAGCCGCAGACGACGGCGGTCTTGCCACCGATGAGGACGTCGGTGGCGCGGTTGATGCCGTCGATGAGGGAGTGGCGGCAGCCGTACTTGTTGTCGAACTTCGACTTCGTCACGGCGTCGTTCACGTTCATCGCCGGGAAGAGCAGCGAGCCGTCGCGCTGCATCTCGTAGAGGCGGTGCACGCCGGTGGTGGTCTCCTCGGTCACGCCGCGGATCTCCGAGGCCAGCTTGGTCCACTTCCGGGAGCCGGCGGAGATGGTGCGGGTGAGCAGTTCGAGGATGACGCGGTGCTCGTCGTTCTCGGCCTCGGTGGCCGGGTCGGGGACCTTGCCGTCCTTCTCGTAGGCGACGCCCTGGTGCACGAGGAGGGTGGCGTCACCGCCGTCGTCGAGGATCATGTTCGGGCCGCCCGTGGGGGCGTCGGCCCAGGTGAGCGCCTGCTCGGTGCACCACCAGTACTCCTCCAGGCTCTCGCCCTTCCAGGCGTAGACCGGGACGCCCTGGGGGTTGTCCGGGGTGCCGTCCGGGCCGACCGCGATGGCGGCGGCGGCGTGGTCCTGGGTGGAGAAGATGTTGCAGGAGGCCCAGCGGACCCGGGCGCCGAGGGCGGTCAGGGTCTCGATGAGGACGGCGGTCTGCACCGTCATGTGCAGGGAGCCGGTGATGCGGGCGCCCTTGAGCGGCTGCGTCTCGGCGTACTCGGCGCGCAGCGCCATGAGGCCGGGCATCTCGTGCTCGGCGAGGGTGATCTCCTTGCGGCCGAAATCGGCGAGGGAGAGGTCGGCGACCTTGAAGTCCTGCGGTGTGGTGGCGGACGTCATGCTGTGCTGCTCCTCGGGTCGGGGCGCGTGTACGGGTGTGCTGGCCGCGCGGGAGCGGGTCCGGGGCGCTCCGGACCGGCCAGTACGCCCGTACGCGTACGTACGGGGGCGCGCGCTCGTCCGCGGACGAGGCGTGCCGGGCCGGACGCGGACACACGTGTCCCGTCCCCTTGCGCGGCGCAGTCCGTCGGAGGCCCTCTCTCCCTCGGCCGGTCCCCTCGCGGAGGCCGCCCGACCGCCATCAGCAGCGACGTCTGGCTGTCCCCCAAGCTACCAGCCCTGCCCGGAGGAGACAGGGGGCCCGGGAGGACGGTGTCCTTCCCGGGCCCCCGCGTGGCGCGCTGCCGTGACGGTCAGTGATCCTCGGCCGGGTGGGGGACGGGACCGCCCGGGGTGGCCTCCGGCTGCGGGCCCGCGGCGGCCTCCGCCTCGGTGAAGATGTCCGGCTCCAGGTAGATCACGCGGGCGATCGCGACGGCCTCGCGGACGCGGGACTCGGCGCCGTCGATGGCCTCGGTGATCTCCGTGCCCGTCGCGTCGGGACGCACCGCGATCTTCGCGGCGACGAGAAGTTCCTCCGGGCCGAGGTGGAGCGTGCGCATGTGGATGACGCCGGTGACGAGGGTGCCGTCGACGAGCGAGGCGGAGATGGTCTCCTCGATCTGCGGGTTCGCGGCCTCGCCGACGAGGAGCGACTTCGTCTCGGCGGCGAGGACGAGCGCGATGAGGATGAGCAGGACGCCGATGCAGAGCGTGCCGATGCCGTCCCAGACGCCGTCGCCGGTCGCGAGCGAGAGGCCGACGCCGCCGAGGGCGAGGACGAGACCGATGAGCGCGCCGAAGTCCTCCAGGAGGACGACGGGCAGTTCGGGGGCCTTCGCCCGGCGGATGTACTCGACCCACGACATCGTGCCGCGCGTCGTGTTCGACTCCTTCACGGCGGTGCGGAAGGACAGGCCCTCCGCGATGATCGCGAAGACGAGGACCCCGACGGGCCAGTACCAGTGCTCCAGCTCGTGCGGGTGCTTGATCTTCTCGTAGCCCTCGTACAGCGCGAACATGCCGCCGACCGAGAACAGGACGATGGAGACGAGGAAGGCGTAGAGGAAGCGCTCGCGGCCGTAGCCGAAGGGGTGCTGCGGCGTGGCGGCGCGCTCGGAGCGCTTCTTGCCGAGGAGGAGCAGTGCCTGGTTGCCGGAGTCGGCGACGGAGTGGACGCCCTCGGCGAGCATCGACGAGGAACCGCTGAAGGCGAAGGCCACGAATTTCGACACGGCGATGGCGAGGTTGGCGGAGAGCGCCGCCACGATCGCCTTGGTGCCGCCTGACGCACTCATCTCTGCTCGTCTCCCCTGTGGGTCGTCTGGGTCGTCGGTGTCGGCCGGTGTTCCCGGGACGCGTCATTCTCCCGTACGGGGGACGGGTGCCCCGGCGCGGGCGGCGGAATCCGCGCCGGGGCGAGGTGAGGGCCGGGCGGGGCCTCCCGGTTCAGACCCGTACGCCCGCGCGGAACAGCGTGCCCTCGCCGTGCGCGGTGACGCGTTCGCCCGCCGGGACGAAGACCGCTTCCCCGGGGCTCAGCGTCTCGTCGCCCGCCGTGACCCGCCCCGCCGTGCACAGCAGGACCTGCGGGCCGGGCGAGGTGAGGTCGGGGGTGGTGGCGTCGGGGACGAGCACATAGCGCGAGAGGCGGAACTCGTCGATGGGGGTCGCGTAGACCTCCTCGCCGTCCGGGGCGGCCTCGGGGCGCTGGACGCCGGGGTCGGTCGCGGCGAAGCGGACGACGCGCAGGAGTTCGGGGACGTCGACGTGCTTGGGGGTGAGGCCGCAGCGCAGCACGTTGTCCGAGTTGGCCATGATCTCGACGCCGAGGCCGTGGAGGTAGGCGTGCGGGACTCCGGCGCCGAGGTAGAGGGCCTGGCCCGGCTGGAGGCGGACGGAGTTGAGGAGCATCGCGGCGAGGACGCCCGGGTCGCCGGGGTAGTCGCGGGCGACGCGGGCGTAGGGCTCGTACGGGCCGCCGAGGCGTTCGCAGGCGAGCGCGGTCTCCTCCACGGTCGCGGCCATGGCGCGCGGCTCGGCGGTGAGGATCGCGGTGAGGACCTCGCGCAGCGCGGCCTCCTCGGGGTGGGCGCGCAGCAGGTCCACGTACGGCTTGAGGCTGTCGACGTCGAGCCCGGCGAGCAGCGCGGCAGCGGCGGTCGGCTCGCGGAAACCGCACAGGCCGTCGAAGGGCGTGAGCGCGCAGATCAGTTCGGGCTTGTGGTTGGCGTCCTTGTAGTTGCGCTCGGGGGCGTCGATCGGGACGCCGCGCCGCTCCTCCTCGGCGAAACCGGCCTCGGCCTGCGCGCGGTCGGGGTGGACCTGGAGCGAGAGCGGCGATCCGGCGGCGAGGACCTTGAGGAGGAAGGGGAGGCGCGGGCCGAACTTCTCCGCGGCGGGGGCGCCGAGTTCGCGTGCGGGGTCGGCGTCGACGACGGCCGAGAGGGCCACGCTGCCGTGCCCGCGGTCGAGGTGCGAGGGGGCCCCGGGGTGCGCGCCGATCCACATCTCGGCCTGCGGTTCGCCGCTGGGCTCGACGCCCAGCAGCTCGGGAATGGCGGTGAGCGAGCCCCAGGCGTAGGGGCGGATGGTGTTGCTGAGGCGATCCATGGTTCCTTCAACGGGCGGGCGGACGGGTGGAGGTCGGCGGCCGGGATCGAGCGTACGGGGCGGGCGGGGCGGGGCGCCGTCCCCCGTCGCGGGTCGGGCGGCCTCCGGCTAGCCCTGCCCCGCCAGGGACAGGTACGCCGCCGTGTACTCGGTGAGGGCGAGGAGTTCGGCCAGGACGTCGAGGTCCTGGCCCTCGGGGAGGGCGAGTTCGGTGAGGGGGACGCGGTGGGCGTGGGCGAGCTCGCGGACGGCGGGGGCCGCGGTGAGGCCGTCCGCGGTGCGGGTGCGGAGCAGGACGACGCGGGGGCGCGGGCCCGAGGTGTCCTCAACGCGGTCGCGGAAGAAGTCGTCCATGCCGTCGTCCCCGCTGTCCGTCTCGGCGGGGCGGCTGAGCAGCGCCGCGTGCGCGGTCAGGGCCTCGGGGAGCGCGGCGGTGAGCGCGGCGCGGCCCGCGCGGGCGGCGAGGAGCCGTACGAGGCGGCGCGCGACGGCGTCCGAGGCGGGGCCCTCGGTCCACAGGAGCGGCAGCGACTCGTCGAGTTCGACGGCGAGGGACTTGGCCGGGTTGGCGCCGGTCGGGGTGACGGGCCCGCAGCGCTCGGCGGTCGCGTCGAGGCGGTCGGCGAGGCGCTGGACCGCCTCCTCGTCGGCGTCGACGAGGCCCGTACGGTCCAGGAGGCCGAGCAGCGGGACGAGGAAGGGCCAGGGCGAGACCGTCCGTTCCCCCTCGGGCGGGGTCGCGAGCGGGAGCGGGAGGCCGCGCGAGCCGTCGACGATCTCGCCGAGCGCGCTGCGGCGCGGGAGGACCGCGACGACGGTGAGGCCGCGCCGGTACGCCTGCTCGGCGAGGAGGCGCAGGCCGGGCTCGGAGCCGTCGGGCGTGGCGATGAGGAGCAGGTCGACGGGGCCGGCCCAGCCGGGGAGCGCCCAGCGCAGCGCGCCGGATGCGGCGGCGACGCCGGTGGGGGCGAGACGGATCACGGGGCAGCCGCCGGCGGCGAGCGCGCTCGTCACGTCGGCGGCGGTCTCGGCGGCCGGGCCCGAGGTCGCGAGCAGGATCGAGCGGGGCCGTCCCTCGGGCTTGAGCGAGGTGAGCCCGGCCTCGGCGGCGAGCCGCTGGGCGGTACGGACCAGGGCTCCGGCCGACGCGGCGGCGGGCAGCAGTCCGTACGGGTCCGCGTGCGCGAGTGCGGCGGGGTCGTCGAGCAGGAGGTCGTCGAGCATGGCGTCTCCCTGGCGGGGCGGCGGGGGGCGGGTCGGGCCGGGTGCCTGGGCCTCGCGCTCACCGGGGCGGGACCGCGGGGCTCCGCCCCGGACCCCGGTCCTCGAACGCCCCCGGCCTTCGGCCGGGAGGTGTCCCCGGGCGCGCTGGATTCGGGGCCGGTCCGGGGTGCGTTTCTCGCGGTGGTGGCGGGACCTGTCGCGCCCGGTTCGTCACTCCGGCTTGCGGGCCTCGTCGACGAGGAGGACCGGGATGTTGTCACGGACCGGGTAGATCAGGCCGCAGTCGGCGCCGGTGCAGACGAGTTCCTCGGCGTCCTCCGTCGTGCGCTCCTTCAGCGGGGAGTGGCAGGCGGGGCAGGCGAGGATCTCCAGGAGGCCGGATTCGAGGGGCATGCGGGGTCCTTCCGCGGGCGGTGACGGGTACGGGGCCAGCCTAGCCCGCCCCTGGTCGGGGCGGACGGGGCGCGTGCGGCGGGAACCGGGGTGTCAGGGGCGGGGTGTCACGGGACCCGTACGAGTCCGAGGACCTCGTCCCGCACCTTCGTCATCGTCCCCGCGTCCCGTGCCTCCACGTTGAGCCGCAGCAGGGGCTCCGTGTTGGAGGGGCGGAGGTTGAACCACCAGTCGGCGGCGGTGACGGTGAGGCCGTCGAGGGTGTCGATCGTGACGTCGGGGGACGCGAAGGCGCGGCGGACGCGGTCGGTCGCCGCGGCCTGGTCGTCCACCGTCGAGTTGACCTCGCCCGAGCCCACGTACCTGTCGTACTGCGCGACGAGTTCCGAGAGCGGTCCTGGCTGTTCGCCGAGCGCGGCGAGGACGTGGAGCGCGGCGAGCATCCCCGTGTCGGCGTTCCAGAAGTCGCGGAAGTAGTAGTGCGCCGAGTGCTCGCCGCCGAAGATCGCGCCGCTGCGTGCCATCTCGGCCTTGATGAAGGAGTGCCCGACGCGGGTGCGCACCGGGGTGCCGCCGTGCTCGCGGACGACCTCGGGGACGGACCAGGAGGTGATGAGGTTGTGGATCACCGTGCCCTCGCCGCCGTTGCGCGCGAGTTCGCGGGCGGCGACGAGCGCGGTGATCGCGGAGGGCGGGACCGGCTCGCCGCGCTCGTCGACGACGAAGCAGCGGTCGGCGTCGCCGTCGAAGGCGAGCCCGAGGTCGGCGCGTTCGGCCCGTACGCGGTCCTGGAGGTCCACGAGGTTGGCCGGGTCGAGCGGATTGGCCTCGTGATGGGGGAAGGTGCCGTCCAGCTCGAAGTACATCGGCACGAGGTCGAGCGGCAGGCCCGCGAGGACGGTGGGGACGGTGTGGCCGCCCATGCCGTTGCCCGCGTCCACGACGACCTTGAGCGGGCGGATGCCGCCGAGGTCGACGAGGGTGCGCAGGTGGCGCGCGTAGTCGCCGAGCGTGTCGCGCGTGGAGAGGGTGCCGGTACGGGCCACGGGGGCCGGGGCGCCCTCCTCGATCCAGCTCTCGACGAGCGCGCGGACGTCGGCGAGCCCGGTGTCCTGCCCGACGGGGGCGGCGCCCGCGCGGCACAGCTTGATGCCGTTGTATTGGGCGGGGTTGTGCGAGGCGGTGAACATCGCGCCGGGCAGGTGGAGCGCGCCCGAGGCGTAGTAGAGCTGGTCGGTCGAGCAGAGCCCGATCGCGGTGACGGAGGCGCCGCGCCCGCGCGCGCCCGCGCCGAAGGCGGCGGCGAGCCCAGGGGACGTGGCCCGCATGTCGTGCCCGACGACGAGCGCCTCGGCGCCCGTCACCTCGGCGAAGGCGGCGCCGAACAGCTCGGCGAGGTGTTCGTCCCACTGCTCGGGGACGGTCCCGCGAATGTCGTACGCCTTCACGATCTGCGACAGATCGGCCACAGCCTGCCTCCCGGTTGCCTGGCTCCCGATTGCTGATCCGCGTCCACCGTCCACCGGTCCCCCGGGCGGGTACGCGGTCGCTCCGGTACGCCCCACAACCTACCCGGCCACGCCCCCGCCCCATGGCCACGGACGGCTCCCGCCCGCTCCGCCACAACCTTTCGCGGCGCGCGCGGGTCTCGGAAGCGGTGACGCCGCTCACGGGCCGTCACCCGCCAGGGGGAGGTACGGGGAGAGAGCCCGGCGGGACGTGCCCGCGCGCCGCGACACCCGTCCCGACCGCGTCCGTTCCCTCCAGGAAGGCTGAGCCGTGCTCGCCCTGCTGCTCGTGCTGTTCGTGCCGCTCGCCGCTCTCACGCTGTGCGGGGTGGTGGTCGCCGTGCTGGTCAAGGCCGTCTCGCTCGCGCTCCCGGGGGGCCGCCCGCGCGGGCGGCGCGAGCTGACGGCCTGGTCGGCGCGGGTGCTCGCGCTCGCGGCGGTCTCCGTCTACGTCATCGGCGCGGGCCTCGTCCAGCTCGACGACCACGAGAGCCGCTCGGGGGCCGATTCCTCGCCCGCCCCGGCCTGCCGTGACGTCGACCCGGCGACGGTCGCGGGCCTGCGGGACTCCCGCGCCTCGTACCTGCCGCTCGGCTTCACCTGCCTCCGCGAGGACGGCTCGACGTACGCGGGCGAGCCCGTCCTGCGCTGGTTCAACGGCATCGGGCTCGGGGGTGTGGCGGGGGCGGTGCTCCTGGGCGCGGCGGCTGCGGGCGCCTCGCGCGGGCGTCCGGTCGGGGACGGCGCTCCCGACGAGCCGGCTCAGGAGGAGCGGCCCGGGGCGGCGGGGGCGCGGTAGGGGGCCCGGCGGCTCAGTTCTCCGGGGAGCGCAGGATGCGGAGGTGGCCCCGGCGGGCGACCTCCATGGGGTCCGCCGCGCGGGGGGCCTCGCGTTCGGCGGGGCGGTCCTGGGGGCGGGCGGCCTCGCGGACCGCGTTGGCGAGCGCTTCGAGGTCGTCGCCGGACGGGCGCGGGGGCGCGGAGGCGTCGGCGAGGCGGACGACCTCCCAGCCGCGCGGCGCGGTGAGCCGTTCCGAGTGCTCGGCGCACAGGTCGTAACAGTGCGGTTCGGCGTACGTGGCGAGGGGCCCGAGGACGGCCGTCGAGTCGGCGTAGACGTACGTCAGCGTGGCGACGGCAGGGCTGCCGCACGCGGTGCGAGAACAACGACGTACAGGGCTCACGGTCCTGGACGGTACCGCACTCTTGAACGGGCCGCGACGACGCCCACCAGCCGGTACGCGCCGTGTCGTGGCCGGAAACCGCCGGTGCGGCCCAAGCCGGGCAGACGGACGGAAACCCCCTTCAGGCCCTCGCCGGTATCCGTTTGAGTCGGCTCGGGGGCAGACCGGTCCTCGTATGTCCGCCGAAGTCGGTACGGGTCGGACAGCGCGGGGCGCGGGGGCGGCGAGACGGTGGGCGGAGCCCCGACGGCGGGCGCGTCTGAAAAGCCGTCACCTGGGTGTCCGGAAAGCGTCGCCGAATACGCCTGTCGCATACGTGTCCCGCATGTGTCGGGGCGGTCGCGGAGGACGCGCGAGGGGCGGGGCGGGGCAGCGGGGCGCGCCCGTACGGTCCCGGGCGCCGGTCCCGTACGGTCGCGGGCGCCGGCCGCGTGCGGTCGCGGCGGCGGTCCCCGTACGACGTCCCCCGCGCCTCCGTGCCCGCCCGGTCCGTCTCCCGTACGCATCCCGCCCGGTCACCGCGCCCGCACGGAGCGTGCCGCCGCATCCCCTCGACGGGCCCCGGGGACTACCCTTCACAAGTGATGGACAGCTCTTTTCCGCCCTCGCCCGCCTCCCGGGGCCCGCGCCGCCGTGATCGCCACGGGCGGGGGATGCGCGGTCCCGTCGCGCCGCCCCAGGTGCCGATCTCGGCGAGCAGGGCGGAGAGCTTCGCCGACCTCGTGCAGGACTCGGTGGACCGTCTCGAACGGCGCTGGCCCCAGCTCGCCGACGTCGACTTCATGGTCCTTGACGTGCCCGGCGGGGGTGCGCCCGCCGACGCCTGGCAGGACGAATCCGTCCCGCTCGGCACGGCGGTGGGCGCGAAGGACGGCCGTCCCCCGGTCGTCGTCGTCTACCGCCGCCCGGTCGAGATCCGCAGCAAGGGCCGCGAGGAGCGTGCCCTGCTCGTGCACGAGGTCGTGGTCGAGCAGGTCGCCGAGCTTCTCGGCCTCACCCCGGAATCGGTGGACCCGAGGTACGGGGAGGAGTGAGGACCCCGCGCGGGCCGCTTCGCGCCCCGCGCAGGCCGCTCCCCCGGCACCCCCGCTCCCCCGGGCCCGGCACTCCCCGGTCGCCTCAGTCCTCCGTCACCCGCAGGTCCTCCACGGTGCGCGGGACGCGCACCGTGCCCTTGTCGTCCTCCAGGGGCTGGATGGTGAAGAGGGACGCGCCCGAGTCGGACTTCGCGGTGAGCTGACGGCTCGCGTACACGGGGCCGCCGCCCTTCTCGGGGGCGAGCGTCAGGGACCACTCGCCCTTCGTGCCCTTGCCCGGCTCGACGTCGAACGCCTGCGAGGTGCCCTTCGGGACGCTGTACGTCTTCGTGACCGGGGCGCCGCCCTTCGTGCCCGCCGAGATCGTGACCCCGACCTTCGCCGCCGCTTCGGGCGCCGCCAGGGTCAGGCGCACGCTCTTGCCCGTGTTGCCCGTGACCGAGGCGCGTTCGCCGACCGGGGACGTCGCGGGGATGAACGCCGTCTCCTGGTCCGCGCCCTTGCCGCGCGTGACTTCGAGCGCGGCGACGACCGGGGTCGCCGACTTGGGGTCCTCGGGGCTCAGCACGAGGCTGCCCGGTTCGCCGTGCGTGATGTCGTCGAGGTCGAGCGACCCGGTCATCCCGGACTTGACGAGAAGGCTCTCGTGACCGGCCGGGACGATCATGCTGCCCTTCTGCGCGAACTGCACCTTCAGGTCCGCGTCGTCGGCCCCCGGGGCGAAGGCGACGAGGCGGATCTTCGTGGCGTCGCCCGGGATGCCGGGGAGCACGAGCCGCGCGGCCGGGTCGGTCGCGGGGACGAGCCAGTCGCCGCCCGCGCCCTGCGTGCTCGCGTCCGTGGCGGCGAAGATCCGCCCCGTCGTCGCGGTGACGTGCGCGGTGAGGTCCCTCTCGGGCGAGCCGCTGAGCGTCGAGAGCAGGACGGGCACGGTGGAGAGCGGCGGGATCTGGATGCCCTCGCCGACCTCCGACTTCAGCTCGCCCTTCGGCCCGTACAGCGCGATGTCCACGACTGCGGCGGTGTCGTCGGGGTTGGTCAGGTGCACGTAGTCGGAGCGGTCCTTCGCCGTGCTCACGCCCGGCAGCCAGAAGTCCGTGTCGGGCGCGCCGCAGGAGATCCCGCGCAGGGCGCGGTCGGCGCCCGCGTCGACCAGGGTCGTCTGCTGCACGGTCCACCCCGGCGCGAGCGGCCCGCTCGCCTCGCCGACGAGCGAGGGCGTCTTCGAGGAGTCGGGCTCCTCGCTCACCGGGGTGCCCTGCTTGCGCGCCGTGAGCAGCGGCTTGCCCGCCTTCGGGGCCTGCTCCGCGTTCTTGCCGTCGCGCACCTCGGTGGGCGAGGGCCGCAGCACGGCCTCGCCGCTGCCGTTCGTGCCGCTCGTCGTCGGCGAGAAGGAGGTGTACGTCGTCTCGGCGAGCGCGGAGTCCCCCGGCGCGGGGCACAGCAGGCTGGAGCGCTGGACGGGCTGCGCGGCGGCCCGCGCGGGCCGCTCCCCCGCACCGGGGTCGGGGGCCGTCGCGGCGGCGACCCCGGTGAGGACGGCGAGCGCGGCGACGGCGCCGAGCAGGGACATCGTGCTGCGGTTCACTGGTCGCTCCCGTGCTCGCGCCCGTCACGGCCCCGCTGCTGACCGTAGGGACCGTTCTCGTCCTCGTAAGGCTGTTGCTGGTACGGGGACCGCGGCGGGTACGGGGTGTCGTAGCCGCCGTCCTGCCCGTAGCCGTCGCCGTCCCGCCTGTAGCCGTCGCCGTCCTGCCCGTAGCCCTCGCCGTCCCGCGCGGGCGGGTACCCGTAGCCCTGGTCCTGATAGGGCGGGAGCTGCCCGGTGGCGGGACCGTTCGGGTCGTACGGCGGGACCTGCCCCGTGTCCGGACCGTTCGGGTCGTACGGCGGGATCTGCCCCGTGTCCGAACCGTTCGGGTCGTACGGCGGGACCTGGCCGGTGTCCGGACCGTTCGCGTCATAGGGCGGAACCTGCCCCGTGTCCGGGCCGTTCGGGTCGTACGGCGGGATCTGCCCCGTGTCGGGGTCGTACGGGGCCGCGCCCTCGGTCCCGTAGCCGCCGCCGTCGTACCCGGTCCCGTTCGCGTAGGTGTCGTAGCCGCCGCCCGAGCCGTACCCGTACGGGTCGTACTCGGCCGTGCTCGCGTAAGCGGGGACGGCGGCCGGGTCGGGGGCGGCGCCCCGCTCCTCCTGGCCCTCGGCCTCCGCCGCCGCGCGCAGGCGGCGGGCGCGGCGGCCCTCGCCGTCGACGGCCTGCGCGGGGACCGCGATCTCCTCCTCCGGCAGGTCGTCGTCGATGTCGCGGCGGCGGCCCGGGAGGGCGAGGACGATCAGGACGAGGCCGAGCAGGCCCTGCGCGCCGACCCACAGGGTGCGCGTGAAGGGCTGGTCGTACGTG comes from Streptomyces sp. Tu6071 and encodes:
- a CDS encoding DUF3499 domain-containing protein codes for the protein MSPVRRCSRTACGSPAVATLTYVYADSTAVLGPLATYAEPHCYDLCAEHSERLTAPRGWEVVRLADASAPPRPSGDDLEALANAVREAARPQDRPAEREAPRAADPMEVARRGHLRILRSPEN
- a CDS encoding metallopeptidase family protein, with the protein product MDSSFPPSPASRGPRRRDRHGRGMRGPVAPPQVPISASRAESFADLVQDSVDRLERRWPQLADVDFMVLDVPGGGAPADAWQDESVPLGTAVGAKDGRPPVVVVYRRPVEIRSKGREERALLVHEVVVEQVAELLGLTPESVDPRYGEE
- a CDS encoding DUF5719 family protein, with protein sequence MNRSTMSLLGAVAALAVLTGVAAATAPDPGAGERPARAAAQPVQRSSLLCPAPGDSALAETTYTSFSPTTSGTNGSGEAVLRPSPTEVRDGKNAEQAPKAGKPLLTARKQGTPVSEEPDSSKTPSLVGEASGPLAPGWTVQQTTLVDAGADRALRGISCGAPDTDFWLPGVSTAKDRSDYVHLTNPDDTAAVVDIALYGPKGELKSEVGEGIQIPPLSTVPVLLSTLSGSPERDLTAHVTATTGRIFAATDASTQGAGGDWLVPATDPAARLVLPGIPGDATKIRLVAFAPGADDADLKVQFAQKGSMIVPAGHESLLVKSGMTGSLDLDDITHGEPGSLVLSPEDPKSATPVVAALEVTRGKGADQETAFIPATSPVGERASVTGNTGKSVRLTLAAPEAAAKVGVTISAGTKGGAPVTKTYSVPKGTSQAFDVEPGKGTKGEWSLTLAPEKGGGPVYASRQLTAKSDSGASLFTIQPLEDDKGTVRVPRTVEDLRVTED